A genomic region of Gemmata massiliana contains the following coding sequences:
- a CDS encoding redoxin domain-containing protein produces the protein MSRAAHIGLTGAVLAMVGVLVGFSGPARTSAADPDVSTDRLNKEIENVKFAAIDGKTPALRDFAGEKGTVVVFLSFDCPVSNSYAGTLAELHKTYSAKGVKFLALVPTDDSAERIAKKAADFKLPFPVISDSKLDAAEAFKAIVTPEAFVLDHNHVLRYRGRIDNQYYGRLKKNPQVTERDLRDALEALTAGKNVSAPATRAIGCHIDAKERKVTADTVTYHRDVLPILQKHCQSCHRPGDVGPFALMTYKQALNWASDIVHYTQSKEMPPWKPSAGPEFKNARSLTARELDTLALWEKTGCPEGDPKDAPAPVKFPDGWRLGEPDLVVEVPDDFHVGAAGKDTFRCFVLPTGLKEDKFVVAYEVRPGNATVVHHTLNYFDTTGKARKLETAERERKKLADELDRGPGYPVAMGLGFIPNQADAPRPEIPAVGSLGGWAPGQLGTQFPESSGVLLPKEAEIVLQVHYHRTGKPEKDRTKVGLYFAKKPVERPWTTLVVGGMSPLTLIPAGKAKHVEKGSAWTTADANLHSVMPHMHLLGRSVKVSMTPPGGETVVLVDIKDWDYNWQESYWFAKPVFAKAGTRIDVEAVFDNSDKNPHNPSNPPKLVRFGEETTNEMLFGFLGATPTGKDRVRTLRSDPNKK, from the coding sequence ATGTCTCGGGCGGCTCACATCGGGTTGACGGGCGCGGTTCTCGCAATGGTCGGCGTTCTGGTCGGGTTCTCGGGGCCGGCGCGCACGTCCGCCGCGGACCCGGACGTCAGCACGGACCGGCTCAACAAGGAAATCGAGAACGTGAAGTTCGCTGCGATCGACGGGAAGACGCCCGCGCTCCGGGATTTCGCCGGCGAAAAGGGCACGGTCGTCGTGTTCCTCTCGTTCGATTGCCCGGTCTCGAACAGCTATGCGGGCACCCTCGCGGAACTTCACAAAACCTACTCCGCGAAGGGCGTCAAGTTCCTCGCGCTCGTCCCGACGGACGACAGCGCGGAGCGGATCGCGAAGAAAGCCGCGGACTTCAAGCTCCCGTTCCCCGTCATCTCCGACAGCAAGCTCGACGCAGCCGAAGCATTCAAGGCGATCGTCACGCCGGAAGCGTTCGTCCTCGACCACAACCACGTCCTGCGGTACCGTGGGCGCATCGACAACCAGTATTACGGCCGCCTGAAGAAGAACCCCCAGGTGACCGAACGCGACCTGCGTGACGCGCTCGAAGCACTCACTGCAGGCAAGAATGTGTCGGCCCCTGCGACGCGGGCCATTGGTTGCCATATTGACGCGAAAGAGCGGAAAGTCACCGCCGATACCGTGACCTACCACCGCGACGTGCTGCCGATCCTCCAGAAGCACTGCCAGAGCTGCCACCGGCCCGGCGATGTGGGGCCGTTCGCGCTGATGACGTACAAACAGGCGCTCAACTGGGCCTCGGACATCGTTCACTACACGCAGTCGAAGGAAATGCCACCGTGGAAGCCGAGCGCGGGGCCGGAGTTCAAGAACGCACGCAGCCTGACCGCACGCGAACTCGACACGCTCGCGTTGTGGGAAAAGACCGGTTGCCCCGAGGGTGACCCGAAGGACGCCCCGGCGCCCGTGAAGTTCCCGGACGGCTGGCGCCTGGGCGAACCGGACCTCGTGGTCGAAGTGCCCGACGATTTCCACGTCGGCGCGGCCGGCAAAGACACGTTCCGCTGCTTCGTGCTCCCCACGGGGTTGAAGGAAGACAAGTTCGTGGTCGCTTACGAGGTGAGGCCGGGCAACGCGACCGTCGTTCACCACACGCTCAACTACTTCGACACCACCGGTAAGGCGCGCAAGCTCGAAACCGCCGAGCGCGAACGCAAGAAGCTCGCGGACGAACTCGACCGCGGTCCCGGGTACCCGGTCGCAATGGGTTTGGGCTTCATCCCGAACCAGGCCGACGCCCCGCGCCCGGAAATTCCGGCGGTCGGGTCGCTCGGCGGCTGGGCGCCGGGGCAACTCGGCACCCAATTCCCCGAGAGTTCCGGCGTGCTGCTGCCCAAGGAAGCAGAGATCGTGCTCCAGGTCCACTACCACCGCACCGGGAAGCCCGAAAAGGACCGCACAAAGGTCGGGCTGTACTTCGCGAAGAAGCCGGTCGAAAGGCCGTGGACCACGCTCGTTGTTGGGGGAATGTCCCCGCTCACGCTCATCCCCGCGGGCAAGGCCAAGCACGTCGAGAAAGGTTCCGCGTGGACCACCGCGGACGCGAACCTTCACAGCGTGATGCCGCACATGCACCTGCTCGGCCGGAGCGTGAAAGTGAGCATGACCCCGCCGGGCGGCGAAACCGTCGTGCTCGTGGACATCAAGGACTGGGATTACAACTGGCAGGAATCGTACTGGTTCGCGAAACCCGTGTTCGCGAAGGCGGGTACCAGGATCGATGTGGAGGCCGTGTTCGATAACTCCGACAAGAACCCCCACAACCCCAGCAACCCGCCGAAGCTCGTGCGGTTCGGCGAAGAGACCACGAATGAGATGCTGTTCGGGTTCCTCGGTGCCACGCCCACTGGTAAGGATCGCGTCCGCACGCTCCGCTCGGACCCCAACAAGAAGTAA
- a CDS encoding PP2C family protein-serine/threonine phosphatase, with translation MAITVEYAGLTDIGRVRKNNEDHFLIADLTKQLQVTQTSLTPPQSYGWKSGVTGHLFVVADGMGGLAGGELASGLAVETISWYVAKTMPWFYRYQDGREKELENELKNAVQAVQEAVKDAAEQSRFRKMGTTLTLACVLWPRVYVVHAGDSRFYLRRDGKLQRWTTDHTVGQRAVDDGLLTAAQAEASGLGNALWNCIGAGQKNVTPDLYHATLQPGDELLLCTDGLSRKVTDEAIHDILVSAPTAELAASALVTAANDAGGSDNITVIVARMQPVPAHDLNATPPDGIPIMATAV, from the coding sequence ATGGCTATTACGGTCGAATACGCCGGGCTGACGGACATCGGCCGCGTGCGCAAAAATAACGAAGATCACTTCCTGATCGCGGACCTCACAAAACAGCTCCAAGTGACGCAGACGAGCCTGACCCCGCCCCAGTCTTACGGCTGGAAGTCGGGAGTCACTGGGCACTTATTTGTGGTTGCCGACGGAATGGGCGGGCTGGCCGGCGGGGAACTGGCTAGCGGACTCGCGGTGGAAACGATTTCGTGGTACGTCGCGAAGACGATGCCGTGGTTCTACCGCTACCAGGACGGGCGCGAAAAGGAGCTGGAGAACGAACTCAAGAACGCGGTTCAGGCGGTTCAGGAAGCGGTCAAGGACGCGGCCGAGCAATCGCGGTTCCGCAAAATGGGCACGACGCTCACCCTCGCGTGCGTGCTGTGGCCGCGCGTGTACGTCGTTCACGCGGGTGACAGCCGCTTTTACCTCCGGCGCGACGGCAAGCTCCAGCGCTGGACCACCGACCACACGGTCGGTCAGCGCGCGGTGGACGACGGCCTCCTGACCGCCGCACAAGCGGAAGCGTCCGGACTCGGCAACGCCCTCTGGAACTGTATCGGTGCGGGTCAGAAGAACGTCACGCCCGACTTGTACCACGCGACCCTTCAACCGGGCGACGAGTTGCTTCTCTGCACGGATGGGCTTTCGCGCAAGGTGACGGACGAAGCGATTCACGACATCCTCGTGAGCGCACCGACCGCCGAACTCGCCGCGAGCGCTCTTGTCACCGCGGCCAACGACGCCGGCGGCTCTGACAACATCACCGTCATCGTCGCCCGGATGCAGCCCGTCCCCGCGCACGACCTCAACGCGACTCCACCCGACGGCATCCCGATCATGGCGACCGCGGTGTGA
- a CDS encoding DNA methylase has translation MAESPSHKWGQIIGQEFLEVAIAPLLRDSAKKHRLFLDMKGPRPARAGKKITWEDLYGNAHDLDFVFERGGTPERIGDPVAFIETAWRRYTKHSRNKAQEIQGAVLPLVTTHQRHAPFIGVIVAGEWTEGARTQLQSLGFRVLYFSYNAIVAAFGTIGINAAFGEDTPDAECKKKIAAWEALPPADRTKLAENLLATHANDVKVFADALERAVTRHIEVIRVLPLHGIAAEAPTIEGAIETIERYNESAPVAKPVARYEIQIRYNNGDTVGATYSSKEDAVASLLSFLPLVPPFTTAAPTDAE, from the coding sequence GTGGCAGAATCACCCTCTCACAAATGGGGCCAAATCATCGGGCAAGAGTTCCTGGAAGTGGCGATCGCCCCGCTACTCAGGGACAGCGCGAAGAAACACCGCTTGTTTTTGGACATGAAAGGACCGCGACCGGCTCGTGCCGGCAAGAAGATTACCTGGGAGGATCTGTACGGCAACGCTCACGACCTCGACTTCGTGTTCGAGCGCGGCGGAACACCGGAGCGGATTGGTGACCCCGTGGCCTTCATCGAAACCGCATGGCGACGGTACACCAAACACTCTCGAAATAAGGCCCAAGAAATTCAAGGCGCCGTACTGCCGCTCGTCACCACGCACCAAAGACACGCTCCGTTCATCGGCGTCATTGTGGCCGGTGAGTGGACAGAGGGTGCCCGGACACAACTCCAGTCACTCGGTTTCCGCGTTTTGTACTTCAGCTACAACGCGATCGTTGCCGCGTTCGGTACGATCGGCATTAACGCAGCATTTGGGGAAGACACTCCGGACGCCGAGTGCAAAAAGAAGATCGCGGCCTGGGAAGCACTGCCGCCCGCAGACCGGACGAAACTGGCTGAAAATCTGCTTGCCACTCACGCAAACGACGTAAAAGTGTTCGCGGACGCGCTCGAAAGGGCCGTCACCCGGCATATCGAAGTCATCCGCGTGTTGCCACTTCATGGTATCGCGGCGGAGGCCCCGACTATTGAGGGAGCGATCGAAACCATCGAGCGGTACAACGAAAGTGCTCCAGTTGCAAAACCAGTAGCTCGGTACGAAATTCAAATCAGGTACAACAACGGAGACACGGTCGGCGCCACGTATTCGAGCAAAGAAGACGCGGTTGCCTCCCTCCTTTCCTTCCTACCACTTGTTCCCCCGTTTACAACCGCCGCACCAACCGATGCTGAGTAA